The region tatatatatatatatatatatatatatatatatatatatatatactatgatcaatatatatatatacacttactcaAAATCTCTTCAGcgacattcatttttttaactctgaaataataaatttgcaatagtaatataaaattaaaaagtaaagctTAAAAAGGCTTAATTCGAATAGCACGCTAATATTGATTTGTCCCATGATAAACTTTATTGCAAAGACGCATGCGCTAAACTTGTGACGCGCTTTCTAGGTctgcgttttaaaaaaattataagtgtacCTTTAGTGCGGTAAGCAATAcataatagaagtcaaaagtacgcctcaatttcaaattataaacaGTTGCCGTAATTATAGTTTGTGTACGTTTGACTtctaaaacagattttttttttccgtagataaaataaatgattagaGAAATACAATAGATGACAGGGATATAACTCGTGTTGTAATCTCGATTTCTATcgcataatttttattattgatatctGTTAGACATTGCTATATATAAAACAGCGACAAGTCATATGGAAAAGATGCAATCTTTTCCATATGACTAGTCTTTCCATATGATTTCCCTAAGAACTCGCGCTGTACTTTTGAGTTCTATTGCACGATTAGCTTTTTTGATATGTTGGATACcgcaatataaaaaatagcaacaagTTATTTCTTTAAGTAGGGATATAACAGATATCAGATATACAACTCGCGTAGTATTTTTGACTTCTATTGTATGATTTGCTCTTTTGATATCGTTActttaatagctgtactttaGACTTCTATTACACGATTTGTACTTTTAATGACTGTACTCTTggcttttaatatattttttgtatttttaatagttgtacttttgacttctattacgatttgtatttttgatagctgtacttttgacttctattacaatatttttacttttgatggCTGTACTTTTGGCTTCTATAatatgatttgtatttttaatagctgtacttttgacttctattatatgatttgtatttttgatagctgtacttttgacttttaTTACAAGATTTACATTTTTGATGATGTTTTTTTGGCTATCGCATATTTCGCTCTTTTGATAGCTGTACTTTAATAGATGTACATCTATTACATGATTTGTACTTTAGATATCTGCTTTATActgcaatatataaaatagcGAAAAGCAATGCCTTTCATTACCAAAATAGAACATGTCAGAGATTTAACTCACACTATACGTTTGATTGTGCTGTTGATATTcgagagaatttttttttaattttagttaaaaaaaaactagtaacCTAACTCTGCAAATTAGgctcaaaaagaaaaacaaccaAATCACTTACTATGAGTATAacaataatcattatttttaataggcCGAGTGAATAAATATGAGCAATtgtttttactcagtaattgctcagccttacatgaataaaaacttaagcaaaattgtaaaagtttaaaaaaaaaattctctctTATATCATCGGTACAATCAAACGTATAGTGTGAGTTAAACCTTCGACATGTTCTATTTTGCTACTGAAAGACATAACTTTTCGCTATTTTATATGTTGCAATATAAAGCAGATATCTAAAGTACAAATCATGTAATAGATGTCAAAAGTACATCTACCAAAGTACAGCTATCAAAAGAGCGAAATATGCGATAGTTAAAAATACACTATCAAAAGTGCAAATCATGTAAtaaaagtcaaaagtacagctattaaaaaatacaaatcatatAAAAGAAGCCAAAAGTACAGCCATCAAAAGCACAAATActgtaatagaagtcaaaagtacagctattaaaaataaaaatcatataatagAAGCCAAAAGTACAGCCATCAAAAATCCAAATCATATATTAGAAATCAAAAGTAAAgctattaataatacaaatcATAAtggaagtcaaaagtacagctattaaaaatacaaaaaatatattaaaagccAAGAGTACAGTCATTAAAAGTACAAATCgtgtaatagaagtcaaaagtacagccaTTAAAGTAATGTAAATTGCTTAAccttacgtgaataaaaatatggagaaaactgctgaaatttttattcaagtaaaGCTGACCAACTATTGAGTAATTAGAGCAATTGCTCGTTTTTATTGACCCGGCCTAACATGAATAGCTGTAACGTGACAAATAGCATTAACTAGTTTTTTAACGTTTCCAAAAAACGAAAGTATTACCTTGTGTTGAATTTGAGCTCTTTTCCTAAACTGTTGGCTcatgattaataaagtaaatttgaaatcatcaaaatttactaaattgaAATCATATTTCCACAGTAAGGAAACTTTAACAAATTAGTCGAATAGcagaactaaataaatttaaacaaaaattataaaaaacaaaccataAAAATCTCTAAACCCTCAAAGGTTTTTAACCAAAGTTTctaattataatagtaataaatatttaaacataaataatgatttttttttgttttaaacaagaCTGAAGTGAAGGCTATAGAGCATGGTAACAATTAACAGAACATTCAAAAGATtgagagcacttaggaacagacACAGTATAAGGacaagacttaattgaatgacaagaaACACGAGAacaaattttagtagatggcaccaGAGACTCTAGCTCtggtgccatctactaaaatttattttctacttgcCTTAGAGCaattactattgtaatatttgTAGGCATCATCAAAGAGTATCATTGGAAGATCCTCAAcagatatgacaacagtattccatacaaatttatagagataaagaatagaatccggagtaagatATCTgaagcatgataaagagatgccACCTTAGCTAATTTTGTAATGGATTTGATATGTGCTTTCTaggaaagatcagaagtaagagatAATCCTAGAAGACGCAATCTAGACAACTGATCTTTACCATTCATAGACGAAAAATAATCCAGATTATTGCAGTAACGATTAGCTGAAAATAATTAAgctttatctgagttaaagatCACCAACCAATGAGAGCGCCATTCCATGCCAGGAGTGAAATCAAAAGCTCAAATGCCCCATCCAAGCAATCAGAGTGTTGACTTCTAATAATTAGATATCATCAGAAATTATCAGGTATCATCAGAAAATGATGCCACCttagatataaaaatttctgAGAGATCATTATTGAAAACTATAAGAAAAATCAgagggccaaggatagaaccttgagtcAACCCTGACATTACAGTAAAGgaagaagtcaaaagtacaacaTGAGTTCTATATCACTATTGAAATATATAGCTGAATATATAGAatgcataaaataattgaacaaatgaaatatagCAATAAACTAGAACTTTAGAATATAACAATAAATCAGAACTTTTCTTGAAATTGACGTTTCAAGAAATGTAGCGCTTTAATTAAAAAGGAgcactttaattaaaaaaggggCACTGTTAATCACGCATAATCACGTTTATTTTCCATAAACGTGATTATGCAGCTTCGTGCAGAGTTTCAAAAACACAAAATCGATATTTTTCCgaagaactatttaaaaaacggcTTAAAAATGCACAGCCAGTGTCAAGAAATTGGATATGTTATTCGAAAAGCACAGGAAACATATATTGTTTAACGTGcaaattattttctataaacGTACAAGCCTTTTCCAAAGGGTTCTCTGATTGGAAACATGGAGAGGAATATGTCATACTCCACGAAAATTCTACGCCGCACAAGAACGCCGTTATAAATTGGACAACGCGAAAAGAAAGGAAAAATACAATCGATAAACAATTAATGCAAGAATTAGAGCAGGAATcagataaattttataaaattttgaagcgtgttgttgctgttgttaaGTTTTGAGTGAACGAGGTTTAGCATTTCGTGGTCACAATGAAACATTTAGTGTTCCAAATAATAGCAATTTTATGGGCTGTTTGGAATTGATTGCTGAATTCGATCCGTTTCTTAAAGAGCACATACAGAAATGTTCAGGAAAAAAACACTCTGTTTCTTACCTAACCAAAACTGTGTACGAAGAAATTATTACATTAATGGcgaaaaaagtaacaaaaacaattatagaGGAAGTCAATTCGACAAAATATTATTCGATTGTTGTTGATTCAACCCCGGATGTGGCGCATGTTGATCAACTCGCTATTATACTAAGATATTGCTATCAATGTGATATATTCGAGCGATTTTTAACAATTACCCCAATCACTTCACATACTGGAAAATCTCTACTAAATGTAGTCAAAACAATATTAGATACAAATAATTTGTCCATCAAAAATTGTCGCGGCCAATCATACGACAATGCCGCCAACATGTCAGGCCAATATAACGGCTTAAGGGCACTACTGCAGAGAGAAAATCAGTTGGCAGTATATACACCGTGTGCAGCACATAGTTTAAATCTGATAGGGATAGAAGCCGCAAAAGTTGTGGATGAAGTTGTAATATTTTTCGGTACAATTCAGcaattatttgtgtttttttcaagttctaCTAAAAAATGGAATGCAATTACCGacgctttaaaattaaatgagaaAACGCACACCCTAAAAAATTTAGGCAAAATCAGATGGTGCAGCCATTATGAAGCtgttaaagctttaaaaaataattatgaagaAATTTTAACGGTTTTAAAATCAATTGCAAGCGATGAATAAGAAAAAATGGACCAAAGAGAAGAAGCGAAgacattattttcaaaaatgacttCATTGGAAAATGgaattttggttattttttggGAACAAATTCTGGaaagaattaataaagtaaataaaaaattacagacAGCCGGACTAGATTTGTTAGACGCTTCCGCTCTTCTTTCATCACTTGAAGgattcattaaagaaaaaagaaacaatatcGACACCGAATCGACCCAATACGAGATATTAGCAAAAACTTTGACTAATTACCTTAGTTCggaatataaagataaaagaaaaagaatactAAGATACTCAGACGGTACAACAGGGTGTGGGAGCAACTTAACAgggaaaaacaaatttaaaaatgaaatcttaAATGTCGTTTTggacaaatttcaaaataaatttcaaaaaagaaaaaaaatatacaaggAAAATTCAGAGAATTTCAAATTCTTATTTGATATTGGaaacaagaaaacaaaaataatagatGAATCCAGTATGCAGAATGCatgtaagttttataaagaGGATATTGAAGACTTTGCCACGCTGAAAAACGAATGCAttcattttaaagaatatataaacataattgtaGTTAACGAGCAAAGCCAAATTAATTGtgctgaaattttaaaaatagtttatgacAAACACCTTATCGATACCTTTCCGAATTTGTACACAGTAATGAAAATTTTCCTTACAATGCCTATAACCAATTGTGAAGCAGAAAGATCCTTTTCCAGAATGagctatattaaaaataagcaaagaAATACAATGAGTGATGACAGATTGGCTGATTTAATGCTTCTATCCATAGAACATAAAATTACAAAGGCATTAAACTACGATGAGGTTATAAAGGAATATGCCCTAATAAAGGTTCGAAAACTGcgtcatcaaaaatattaaaattaaataacttgtttttgttATGAATTTATTATGCTTAAGTATTTACGATATTTGTGATTGTTAGTGAAtaggaataataataataaaaacaattaatctttaattttgtctttcattttatttaaataatgaaccGAAAATCAATTAATCgcataatcaattaaaaacctttattcGT is a window of Hydra vulgaris chromosome 15, alternate assembly HydraT2T_AEP DNA encoding:
- the LOC136091928 gene encoding 52 kDa repressor of the inhibitor of the protein kinase-like: MDQREEAKTLFSKMTSLENGILVIFWEQILERINKVNKKLQTAGLDLLDASALLSSLEGFIKEKRNNIDTESTQYEILAKTLTNYLSSEYKDKRKRILRYSDGTTGCGSNLTGKNKFKNEILNVVLDKFQNKFQKRKKIYKENSENFKFLFDIGNKKTKIIDESSMQNACKFYKEDIEDFATLKNECIHFKEYINIIVVNEQSQINCAEILKIVYDKHLIDTFPNLYTVMKIFLTMPITNCEAERSFSRMSYIKNKQRNTMSDDRLADLMLLSIEHKITKALNYDEVIKEYALIKVRKLRHQKY